ATTCAATTTCAAGCTTCCGTTGTGTGGCTTGTATGCCCAACCGTTCGTCGCATCGGGTGACGGAGCGACCGGTACGGCTGTCGTTGTTGTGTCGTAGTACACACCACTGAGTCCATTCACCGGGCCAACGGATGGGGACGGAAAAGGACCGTTCAACATCGTCGCCAACTCAGTGTCGAGTTCACCGTTGGCTGGATAAGCACCGTTTTGAGCGCGATACATTTCGATCGCGTTACGCAGAACGGCAAGCTGTTGGCGGGTGGTGTTGATTTCGGCTTGTTCGGCCGTTGTGAACATACGCGGAGCGGCGACCGCTGCGATGATTCCCAAGATCAAAATGACGATCACCATTTCGATCAATGTGAACGCGTTTCGTTTAAGTCGATTCATCAATCTGATGCCCTGAATGATTGACTGCTGTGGGGAAGGCTTGTTGCACGTTGAAAAGCCAGTTGCCGATCGAGCGGCGTTTTGTGATGCACCAAAAGCTAGGACGGAAAATTTCTTCGCAAGTTGTCCTTTGCGGAAATCAAGTTTTTTCGCCCACTCTGTAGTGGGTCATGACGGTTTGCGATCATGAGAACCGTTGCGACCGGTTCAGAATGGCGACTGGTCGACAGCCGTTGGAGAATCGAAACAGTCGCTGTTGCGTCTTTTCAACAGCCATGATGGGGGCGTTAACCTGCTTCAGTTTTTGTAGACGCGAGTTTTCGAACCGATGGGAGTCGCGTTTGAGTCCGTTAATTGCGAGGCGAAGCTGGTTCGAAACCGACCAACCGTTCCATCGAAGTGCGGGTCGTTGAGGCAGACCAGGAGAGAAGCGGTATCACTTTTGCGTAACTGAGAAGCGTTCACTGATCGTTTCCAACTACGCCGAGACCTTCCACCTTGAACCAGCAGACCCGCCCAATTTGGATCATCGTGTTTGCCATTTTGATGGCCTGCGTCGCCATTCGTGTCAAAGGCAGCGAGGTCATTGGCAGCGAAGTTGATGGTCGCAATGTTGTTGCCCAACGGATTGACCAGGTTGAATCGTCAGCCGAGGGACCAAGCATCTTGCCTGCACCAGACACGGCTGCGCTAGCAGAGCAAATGTCAAAGCCTGCTGATATGCGGAGGCACCAAGTTGCCGGCCGACTACAGATTGGCGACCGTGTTTACGAACTTCCCAGAGCACCTTCCGCAAGAACAGCTCCACGGAAAAGCGTAAAGGTTCGCGCAGCTTCGTTTCATGCAAACTTGGTCAATTGGGATGCTGATGCGGAGACTGATGGATGGATCGTTGAAGTTGCCTTGCTAGATGAGCAAGGCGACACAGTGCTTATGGGGAAGCAACATCCCGTTGAAATGCCTGGCGATATTACTGCGCGGTTTTCGCTGATGCCGGTACGGCCCGCGCTCGACTTTGACGGCTATGTTGATGCGGCCGATCAACCCTTCGTGTGGACTCGAACTCTACGGTTCAGC
This genomic interval from Stieleria sp. JC731 contains the following:
- a CDS encoding prepilin-type N-terminal cleavage/methylation domain-containing protein; its protein translation is MNRLKRNAFTLIEMVIVILILGIIAAVAAPRMFTTAEQAEINTTRQQLAVLRNAIEMYRAQNGAYPANGELDTELATMLNGPFPSPSVGPVNGLSGVYYDTTTTAVPVAPSPDATNGWAYKPHNGSLKLNLDPGGSDIGRDW